DNA sequence from the Prochlorothrix hollandica PCC 9006 = CALU 1027 genome:
CGTTGATTCCGTAAAAATGGCAGTTACCTGGGCCTGCTTCAAGATCTCCACCAACTCCACCAACCGCGAAGCCGACAGGCTCTCCATCCCACTCAGTCCACTGATGGCCCCTAGATCCTGGAACCCGTAGCGGTGGGCAAAGTAACCGAGGGCGCTGTGGGTGGTGATTAAGCGCCGATCGTCGGGGGGAACCGTGGCCACCTGGGTTTTGATCCACCCGTCCAAGTCGGTAAACTCCTGCACTAGGGCGCTGGTGGCAGTGCGATAGCGATCGCCCTCCTGGGGGTTGAGCTGTTGCAACTGGGCACTGATGATAGTGGCAATTTGGCTATTATTAAGGGCATCATGCCAAATATGGGGATCTGGAACCAGATTAGTCCCCGATTCCACCTCTAACCCATGGTTAGGGTTATTATCGTCTTGATGGTCATTTTTATCATCATGACTGGGATCATCATGACTGGGATCATCATGACTGGGATCATCATGACTGGGATCATCATGACTGGGATCATCATGATTGGGATCATCCCCATGGTCATGGGCAGTGGCAAACAGGGGATCCGGTACCGCTGCCTCATAGACCGCCACCTTAACCGCCGTATCGTCCCGCGCTGTCACCAGGGCAATCAAACCCGGTTCTAAGTCATACCCGCCATAGAGAATCAGATCGGCTTGATCAATGGCCTTGCGATCGGAGGGAATGGGCTTGTAGCTGTGGGGATCTTGGCCCGGTTCAATCAGGCAGGTGAGATCGACGGTGGTGGCGGCGATTTGTTGGGTCAGGTTACACAAAATGCTAGTGGTGACCACAACGCGGGGTAAGGGTTGCACCGCATCGGGCACGATCGCCCCTGGGGAGGACTGACCGGGGTTAAGGGTCTGGTTAGACGAAGAACCGGAGCCACAGCCTCCTAATCCTGCCAGTAATAGCACCAGGGCCAGGGTTGGGTGTAGTCTGGCAGATTTGGTTTTAGGTTTGGTTTTAGGTTTAGTGTTAAGTCTGGTTTTAAGGTGCAACATAATGGTTTTGACGGATGGGGGAGTGCGGGGTGGTGCAACGCGATCGTCCAAGGCTGCATAGCGTTACCGATAAAAGCGTTGCCTAAGCGTTACCGATAAAAGCGTGACCGCCCACAGGCTTAGCTATGAGAATGATTATCATTATAGTTTATACCCCCCTGTCAAGATCCCTACCCTGTACACCCATCTCGACACCAAACGCATTGGCCGCGATCGCCAGGTTAAACCCACCCCTAGCCCCGACCTGGAGGGGAACCAGAACATAACGGTAGATAACGGTAGGTCAAGACTCTGGAACGGTGCATGGGGGAGGGACGGGGCGATCGCGTACCATGGTTAGTTCACCAGTGGTTAATGGACGGGTGGTTAATGGACGGGTGGCTAATGAACCTGTGGTTTAGGCACCGTCGATTCGTTCACCGGTTCCAGCACGGCCTTGGTGCGTCCTCGCCCTGAGGGTTTGGTATTCCCTGCCTTGCTGCATCGGCTCTGGGTGACGGCATCGGTGCTGCCCTAACCTGGAGTACTAATCCCTCCCTCACCCCTTTCAACCCTCCCCCTCCCTAAAGTCCTATGGTCCCTGCAACTCTGTCCGTTCCCGTCGCCGCTGCTGCCCTTGATATCACCGATTCTGGCTTAAATCCAGTTCTCGCAGCCAAATATCAACAACTCCAAGCCTTTTTTGCCCCCCTCGATCGGGTCCTCATTGCCTACTCCGGCGGCATCGACAGCACCCTCGTCGCCAAAATTGCCGTGGATGTGTTGGGGGATCTGGCCCTCGCTGTCACCGCCGTTTCCCCCTCCCTGTTGCCGGAAGACCTGGAGGATGCCCGCCACCAAGCCGCCGCCCTCGGCATTGCCCACGAGGAAGTCAGCACCCAGGAACTGGACAACCCCAACTACAGCAGCAACCCCGTCAACCGCT
Encoded proteins:
- a CDS encoding metal ABC transporter substrate-binding protein, yielding MDDRVAPPRTPPSVKTIMLHLKTRLNTKPKTKPKTKSARLHPTLALVLLLAGLGGCGSGSSSNQTLNPGQSSPGAIVPDAVQPLPRVVVTTSILCNLTQQIAATTVDLTCLIEPGQDPHSYKPIPSDRKAIDQADLILYGGYDLEPGLIALVTARDDTAVKVAVYEAAVPDPLFATAHDHGDDPNHDDPSHDDPSHDDPSHDDPSHDDPSHDDKNDHQDDNNPNHGLEVESGTNLVPDPHIWHDALNNSQIATIISAQLQQLNPQEGDRYRTATSALVQEFTDLDGWIKTQVATVPPDDRRLITTHSALGYFAHRYGFQDLGAISGLSGMESLSASRLVELVEILKQAQVTAIFTESTANPRLIATLSQDSGVKVAEPPLQIEGPREGDTVQEMLQLNTCTIVNALGGTCTP